A window of Magnolia sinica isolate HGM2019 chromosome 13, MsV1, whole genome shotgun sequence genomic DNA:
caactcgtTGATCgttctgttcgtataccaagaagaataattgaggatgtgttagtttaggttgacagattctactaccctgtagatttcatCATCCTAGATATTGAACCCGTCAATAATGGAAGCACTCAGACGCTCGGAAACGGACTTGCTCTATGCCGACGATACATTGATCTTCGCCAACGCTACATCCTCTTCTCTCTCAGCAATCAACTTATTCCTATCCGAATATCAGTCCGTTTCCACCCAGATAATAAGTCTCCCTAAGAGCATGTTTTTCTGCTCGTCCAAACTACCAAACGAGCGGGTCCGGTCCATTGAACTTCAGCTGCATATGAAGAAAGCGGACGGTTCTACCTCTCAAATAAAAAACCCTTTTAAAGAGTCTGACTACCCCTGAAATGGCTGCGATTCTCCCCCATCTCCCAGCATTATGGCGTTCGTTCTCGTCCTCATCGATCCGCCTGAACTTAATCAAGCAGATCAGTCCGCCGATGAACTGCGGCATAGTTAAAGTTTCTAAGGGTATGGTATTCATGCTAGAGAGAATAGGAAAATACTATAAAATTCTGCCTCCCGGCTTCATTTTCTTATTTCGATAATCGACAATATATCATTTGTTCATTGTGTTGGTGAATATTTGATGTCATTTCCCAATCAAATTGCAATTGCAAAGGATTACGTGAGAGTTTCATTTGACGCGGTCTGTAGTGTCAATATGATAGATCCCTACTTGGCTTCTTATGCTAATGTCACAAATAAATCGGTCGATGTGTTGGCTGACATGTTATATGCTCTGGTTTGTCAGAATGTACTCGAGTGTACCTTCGATGAGGCGGTAATGAAGAGGACCACACTCAACAAAAGTGCAATCACTAAAGTTAATGAAACCGCTGATTTCTGGGGCTATAAATTCGTTAGATATGAGATTACGCGATTCTTATCTCCAGAATTTGAGGCAAACAGAGAAATGAGTGAACAAGCTAAAAGAAGAGGAGCCATAAAAGATTTTGATCGTAACGCGGAAATAAAGCATGCAGTTGCAAAAGCGCAAGCTACGGCAAAGATCATTCATTTGATATCTGACGTCATAAAAGAATGCGAATCTGTTCGGGCTGAAACGTTAAAGATCGCTGACTCGTACTAAGAACGAGATGAGAGGAAGACGCAGAACAAGGCTATTTGTCATAGAATGTTTCAAGTACGAGATGAGAGGAAGATGCAGAACAAAGCTATTTGTCGTAGAATGTTTCACTTGATCTCCTTCCTGCCTTCAGCGGTTGCTGTCATATTTGAGCAATATTTGTGAAGAGACATTTTTGGTACCAATTTGCAgacattattttgaaaaaagaataagaagaagaaaaacccagATACcaccttcaaaaaaaataaagaaagcagGCCCGGGTGCTGCTTATTTAGGTGTGCCAATTATCAGTGGCCGCGTTACTAAGGATGCCTTCAAACCTTTGATTGACAAGTTGGCATCGCGTGTTAATGGGTGGAATGCCAGGATCCTTTCCCAGGCAGGCCGGGTTACTTTGATTAAACATGTGTTGGGTAGTATCCCAGTGCATATGATAGCAGCAACGATTATCCCTGCTTAATCCTTGGCCGAGATGGAAAAATGCTTCGCCAATTTCTTTTGGGGATGGTTCGACACTAAGAAGAAATTGCATTGGACCAAATTGAAGCTTATTGTAGCTCCCTCGGAGGAAGGCGGGATGGGCATCAAGAGGCTTAGCGACATGATGGCTGCGTTGAGACTCAAGATGGCCTGGAACATTGTCTTCGGTCCCAGAACCAGCCTTTGGTCATCTTTCATGCATGCCAAGTATGGGGACCTGCTGTCCAGTAACTTCCAGCAGGATATCGGCAAGCGTCTTGTTGTGGCGTCTCTAATTTTTAAGAAGATCCACTCCTTTCTCCCGCTCCTCAAAGCCAAGGTGTGTTGGCTGGTGGGAGAGGAGATTGCAGGCTCTAGGATGATGACTAGACCGGCCTTGGCCCGCTTTGCAATTAGGCTTCTTCAGTTGTCCTAATGGCCCTCTCTGATCAAAGGGTGAGAGATGTCATCTATCCTAATGGCCCTCTCTGATCAAAGGGTGAGAGATGTCATCGGTCCTCAGGGCCCCTTGCCTCCTTCTTCATTCTTCAGTTTCCTCCTTCAGGAGGTCATCCACCACATTTTTTAGGGAGGCTTTTACACCTTGGACTCTGATGACCAGTGCATTTGACCCTTCACCTCCTCGGGCGAATTCTCTGTCAAATCTGCTTAGGAGGTGATCAGGAATAGAACAAAAATCAGGCGTTGGTCCAGGTGGGTTTGGCATCAGCAGGCTCCcccaaaaatttcaatttttatttggCGCCTTTTGGCAGGAGCGATCCCGATCGACTCTCATGTGCAACAGAAGGGGGTTAACCTTGCCTCTGCTTGCATTTGTTGCGCTTTCGCTGGTAAATGCCCCTCCCTGGAGTCGTTGGACCACGTTTTTTCTTCTAGCGAGCTTGGTGTCTCCATTTGGAACCACTTCCAGGGCCTGCTGGATTTTTTGGGTGCTTCAGATCAGCCCATTCTCGCCAGGTTGAGCAGTGGTGGGGCGGCCT
This region includes:
- the LOC131223973 gene encoding uncharacterized protein LOC131223973; the protein is MSFPNQIAIAKDYVRVSFDAVCSVNMIDPYLASYANVTNKSVDVLADMLYALVCQNVLECTFDEAVMKRTTLNKSAITKVNETADFWGYKFVRYEITRFLSPEFEANREMSEQAKRRGAIKDFDRNAEIKHAVAKAQATAKIIHLISDVIKECESVRAETLKIADSY